Below is a genomic region from Silurus meridionalis isolate SWU-2019-XX chromosome 1, ASM1480568v1, whole genome shotgun sequence.
ATGAGACTGTAGAGAGTAAGACAGAATGCGAGACAGAATTCTTCAGAAATAGATTTTGTGTATTGCTAAAGCATTAAGAACAACGTCTTAAAAACATCTAAATCATGTAGACATGTGAATATAAAGTAGACAGAATACATTAAGGATAGtattagaaaatattaaatatatacagaaacagaaatagaaaaacaacaccaaaaaaatacagaagtCATGTGACTGAAATGCTGAACTTACACTCTCTCATTCTGTGAGCAGGAGTGTGACATTGGAGGGCGGAGTCACATCCATGGCTCTGCGTGGTGAAGGTCAGCAGGTGTTTGTGGGCACCGACGCGTCTCAGATCTACAGATTTGGCTACACGGACTTCACTCCGGAGCTCATCGCCACCAGCCACAGCAGTGCGGTTTGGGACGCAGCCTTCGCAATGTAAGAGTCTGACATTCACTTGTAGTTCTCACCTTCACCACTAAAGTTACTGTTTCACCATTCCTcctcatccatctctctctctttctctctgtctgtcgctctctgactctctctttcAGAGGATCCTCGGAGCTCTTCGCCACTTGTTCTCAGGATGATATCCGCGTCTGGCACACATTATCCAGTAAAGAGCTTTTACGGATCCGAGTCCCAAACATGACGTGTAATGCTGTTGGCATCATGCGTGACGGTCGGAGCATCTACAGTGGTGAGGAACATCTCACCTAAACGTTTGTGAGATGATAAAGTGCTGCTGTTTATCGTAACTGTAGTCCACACTGCTGCGAGCGAGCGAACTTTTCAGCATTGCCAGTAAATGTGAATGTTCTGTTTTGTTGTCATGGTGAACGGTGAAGCATGGAACGATGGGAAAATCCGTCTGTTCGCGCCCCAGAGCGGCcgtctgatgatgatgatcccCAACGCTCACGATATGGGCGTGACGGCGCTAACGAGCACCAGCGACGGCACCCGCCTCGTtagtggaggaggagaaggaagggTGGGTTATTAACACCCTTATTAGCAACCACACAGTCACTCTGGATTTGTGGGTCCTTTATCCAcgttgttgtgttgttgtgcgTTGGTGGTGTAGGTGCGAGTGTGGGAGATCCTAGaggacacacacagactcattGCCAGCATGAAGGAGCACAGAGCTTCAGTCAACGACGTGAAAATTAAAAGTAATGATAAGGAGTGTGTGACTGCGGGTTCAGACGGAGCCTGCATCATATGGGACCTGGTGTAAGTGCAGTCCAGTGTTTtacttctctgtctgtctgtctcacttctctgtctgtctgtctcacttctctgtctgtctgtctcacttctCTGTTTGACTGATTGTTTATCTGTCTGATTTTCTGTCagttcatctgtctgtctgtttgtctatctgcccatctgtctttctgttttagTGACTGTCTGTGACttttctgtctgactgtctgtttttctgtctgactGATTGTTTATCTGTCTGGTTGTCTGAtcgtctgtctttctgtctgtctgtctgtttgtctgtctgttttactTTCCAGGCGCTTCGTGAGGAATCAGATGGTTTTGGCCAACACACTGTTTAAAACCGTCTGCTATCATCCTGAGGAATATCAGATCATTGCTAGCGGAACAGACCGGAAGGTACCaccctgtttgtgtgtgtgtgtgtgtgtgtgtgtgtgtgtgtgcgtgtgcgtgtgtgtgtttgtgtgtgagaaagaaagagtgggTAAAAGGATATAACAAAACAGGATGAAACAGGAAGGGTCCACTAAAAGGCTTCTGTCCTTTGACCTTTATGTTAGATTGGCTACTGGGAGGTATATGATGGAGCGACCATTAGAGAGCTGGAGGCCTCGCAGACGGGGTCCATTAACGGCATGGACATCAGCGCTGATGGAGAAAACTTCATCAccggtaagaaaaaaaacatttccccatatgtgttattaacatttataacacagaaataatatattttattataatgtattgaATGTTTTGATACGTGAACATTCTTATATCTTGGATTTCCCACCAGGTGGCGACGACAGGCTGGTGAAGGTGTGGCGTTACGTGAATGGTGATGTCACACACGTAGGCGTCGGCCacagcagcagcatcagcagCGTTCGTTTGTGTCCCAACAACAGATTCATCATCAGCACCAGCACAGATGGAGCCGTGCTCATATGGAGATTTCCAAACTGTGCATAAACCACacccacacagaccacaccCACACTGTGCATAAACCACACCCACACTGTGCACAAACCACacccacacagaccacaccCACACTGTGCATAAACCACACCCACACAGACCACATCCACACTGCATAAACCACACCCACACAACCCACACCCACACTGTGTATAAACCACACCCACACAGACCATACCCACACTGTGCACAAACCACACCCTCACAGACCACACCCACACTGTGCATAAACCACACCCACACTGCATAAGCCACATACGCTCAgtgcacataaacacatatacaacaCATGATTCTGCATGtcgcatttcactgcatgtcgtaccctgtatgtatgtgacaaataaaatttgatttgatttgatttgatttgatttgatttgatttgattctaTGCTGGCAATGCTGTTCTGAGCAAAGTACTGACAGATAGCTTATAGAAATAAAGCTCCATCACACATTCTTCTTTGTGTTCATgcaaagtaaaatatattattcaatAAATTGCCGTTAGCTTTCAGAATCAAACATCGATCTGTAAACATCTCAATAATCACCAGCTTTGATTAAACTAACGCAAGCTTTTTTGTATGAAATTTATAACTAATGCTCGTATCTACTGTAAGAATGAGACAGCAAACGCGGATCACAGAAAACACGGATCACAAAAAACTAGGCTCTTTTTCTACTATTTTACAGGCTTCCAGTTGCGTTCTATCAAGCAGTGATATACTATTTATATTATGCAAtatgcacaaaaaacacacacccacactgaaCATAGACCACACCCACTCTGTACATAGACCACACCAACACTGAACATAGACCACACCACTCTATACATAgaccacacacactgaacatagaccacacacactgaacatagACCACACCACACTGAACATAGACCACCCACTCTGTACATAGACCACACCCACACTGAACATAGACCACACCACTCTATAcatagaccacacacacactgaacatagaccacacacactctgtacatgGACCACACCACACTGAACATAGACCACACCACTCTGTACATAGACCACACCACACTGAACATAGACCACACCCACATTGCACATagaccacacacactctgtacatgGACCACACCCACATTGCAcatagaccacacacacactgaacatagaccacacacacacacacacacacacacacacacacacacacacacacacacacacacacacacactgcatataccACACCTGCACTGCACATAAACCACACCTACACTGCACATTAACCACACCTACACTGCACATTAACCACACCTACACTGCACATAAACCACACCTACACTGCACATAAACAACACCTACACTGCACATAGACCACACCTACACTGTacataaaccacacacacactgcattaaccagACACACTGCACATAAACCACACCTACACTGCATTAACCACACCTACACTGCATAAACCACACCTACACTGTacataaaccacacacacacacacacacacacacacacacacactctgcacatATACCACACCTACACTGTacataaaccacacacacacacacacacacacacacacacacacacacacacacacacacacacacacacacacactgcacatataCCACACCTACACTGCACATAAATCTAAtctattatgtgtgtgtgtgtgtgtgtgatttagttCCTGTTCGATTTTAGTTgtacttttgcaaaaaaaataaatctttagatCTGTAGAAGAGTCTAATcatctttagattttttttcagttttgtgtctttttactttaaattcccTTCATCTATTTACAAAATCATGTAGATTtatacacaaaaacattcatCCTTAATTCTCTATTCACAAATggtattttgttgtatttagtTGTCAGTTGTGTAATTAGTTTCTTATTAGacttttgtgttattttaagTCACAGAATTGATTTTTCTCTTAAAGAtggtattatatttaaaattcagtCATAAACTCAGCAGGAGATTTATTATTACACTGCAGCTTCTCTCTGATTTATAACATTTCCTGATTACTTATTATCTTTAGTGGCTGAAATGGAAGTTACTTTCGGATCTCAATCTAATTTCAGAAATGATTTTCTTATCAATAAATCATCTGTTAAAATTCtgtgtttaattcttttttaaaaactctCCTGAATGTTTAGGAGGGAGATTTTACACTGTTATATAAATGAAAGTGAATGAAAGCAGTGCACTTGAGGAGGCAGAGAGATGAAATAAAGCAGGAGAAGAAGCGGAACAATGATTTAATGACTTTATTATAAATTCTGCATGTGGTTGAATCGCACGCAGCAGTTCACTGGAATCCCGCATGCGCACTTACAGCCTGGCGACATGCACCGCGCAGGCGCACGGTGTTCACGCATGCGCACTGAGGCTCTCGGGTAGTGACAGGTCCGCAGACGGAGAAGGAGCTCGTGCTGTTCAcgagcacaaaaaaaacaacataaatattatttatatacatattgaATCCGGAAGTGTTTATTATTCACTGTTTGTTTTCATCTGGGGTTTAAAACACGACAGGAAGTGACGATAAAGCGCTCTTTCTTTTTACAGGATCCTGATTTCGGGGTgagtgtttttcctttttactcaGTGCTGAAGAATctgtacatttctacacatctgtacacttctacacatctgtacacatctctatacatttctacatttctacacatctctatacatttctacatttctacacatctctatacatttctacacatctctatacatttctacacatctgtacacatctctatacatttctacatatctctatacatttctacacatctttgttcatttctacacatctgtacacagctctatacatttctacacatctctatacatttctacacatctgtacacatctctatacatttctacatttctacacatctctatacatttctacatttctacacatctctatacatttctacatttctacacatctctatacatttctacatatctctatacatttctacacatctttgttcatttctacacatctgtacacagctctatacatttctacacatctctatacatttctacacatctctatacatctacacatctgtacatttctacacatctatacatttctacacatttctacatttctacacatctctatacatttctacacatctatacatttctacatctatacatttctacacatctttgttcatttctacacatctgtacatctctatacatttctacatatctctatacatttctacacatctttgttcatttctacacatctctacaTTTCTACATCTTTGTTcatttctacacatctgtacacagctctacatttctacacatttctacacatctgtacacatctctatacatttctacatttctacatctctatacatttctacatttctacatctctatacatttctacatttctacacatctctgtacatttctacacatctctatacatttctacacatctttgttcatttctacacatctgtacacagctctatacatttctacacatctctatacatttctacacatctctatacatctctacacatctgtacatttctacacatctgtacacatctctatacatttctacatttctacacatctctatacatttctacacatctttgttcatttctacacatctctatacatttctacacatctctatacATTTCTACTACATTTCTACAtctctatacatttctacacatctctatacatttctacatctctatacatttctacatctgtacatttctacacatctctatacatttctacacatctctatacatctttacacatctgtacatttctacacatctctatacTTTTCTACAcatctatacatttctacacatctctatacatttctacacatctctatacatttctacacatctgtacatttctacacacatctatacatttctacacatctatacatttctacatctctatacatttctacatctctatacatttctacacatctgtacatttctacacacatctatacatttctacacatctatacatttctacacatctctatacatttctacacatctctatacatttctacacatctgtacatttctacacatctctatttatttttacacatctctgtacatttctacacatctctatttatttttacacatctctatacatttctacacatctctatacatttctacacatctctatacatctttacacatctgtacatttctacacatctctatacttttctacacatctctatacatttctacacatctcatacatttctacacatctctatacatctttacacatctgtacatttctacacatctctatacTTTTCTACAcatctatacatttctacacatctctatacatttctacatctctatacatttctacacatctgtacatttctacacatctatacatttctacacatctatacatttctacacatctctatacatttctacacatctctatacatttctacacatctgtacatttctacacatctctatttatttttacacatctctgtacatttctacacatctctatttatttttacacatctctatacatttctacacatccctatacatttctacacatctctatacatttctacacatctctatacatttctacacatctctgtacattttacacatctatacatttctacacatctctatacatttctacacatctgtacatgtctacacatctctatacatttctacacatctgtacatttctacacatctctgtacattttacacatctatacatttctacacatctctatacatttctacacatctctatacatttctacacatctgtacatttctacacatctctatacatttctacacatctgtacatttctacacatctctatacatttctacacatctgtacatttctacacatctgtacatttctacacatctctatacatttctacacatctctgtacatttctacacatctgtacatttctacacatctctgtacatttctacacatctgtacatttatagaccattttatacatttctacacatctatatacatttatagaccatttctacacatctctacacattTCTATACATTTGTACACATCtttatacatttctacacatctctatTCATGTATATAAATTTCAATACATCTGTACACAATCTGTATACATTTCTATACGCCTCTACACATTTCTATACACCTCTACACATGTATATACattcttattaattaatatttttgattgacattttatatataattactgaTTAGCCTgagaatagaaaaataaatggtgaaaattatatatatattataatcagTTATGGTTTGATCTGAGCCCCACCCTCTTTATGACATAATTCATCTAAAGTCATAATTctgacaaataaaagaaaaccagaCCAGCGCCTTGTAAACACTAAACTCCTTCACCTGGGAAATAAAACAATCCACTGATCAGGAGTCTGGTAGAAACTCTCGCCCTGTTGCTGAAGATCTGACTGCAGGGTTAACGTGTGTACAGACACTCGtctgtttcatttattattattattattatttctaacaGCAGCTACTGAAGTAGAACATTCGCTCCTCCGTCACGCCATCAACACGTCAGGGACACCACGCTGAGCCTCTGTCATGGAGGCCATCGCCAAGTATGACTTTAACGCCACTGCAGACGACGAGCTAAGCTTCAAACGTGGAGAGATACTAAaggtatgagagagagagagagagagagagagagagagaaagagagcagatcaggagaaaatgtttatttttctctattatgaggaaaagaaaagcttgtagcttgtttgtgtgagtgtgtgctttgtgtgttttatacagaaACAGGATTTAAGCAGGGTTTGCTCTCGctgtacacacacttttactgcacacacactctcgctgcacacacactctcacacactctcactgcacacacactctcactgcacacacactttcactgtacacacacttttactgcacacacactctcgctgcacacacactctcgctgaacacacactctcactgcacacacactctcactgtacaCTCACTGTACAGACTCCCACAGTACACACTCACTGTACACTCCCACAGTACACAATAagtgtacacactcacactgtacacactcactgtacactcacacagtacacactcactgtacactcacactgtacacactcccaCAGTACACAATCAATGTACACACTCACTGTACACTCACTGTACAGACTCACACATtacactcacactgtactctcactgtacacactcactgtacactcacactgtactctcactgtacactcactgtacactcactgtacactcactgtacactcacactgtacactcactgtacactcactgtacacactccaacaGTACACAATCATTGtacactcacactgtacactcacactgtactcTCACTGTATACACTTTCACTGTACTCTTACTGTTCACACTCTCAGTGtacactcacactgtacactcactgcacacacacacacacacacacacacacacacacacacacacacacacacacacacactgtacactcactgCACACTCTCACTGTACACTCTCACTGTACACtctcactgtacacactcctACAGTACACATTGATTGGAcacactcactgtacacacacttacaccgtACActattttggtgtgtgtttttgtgtttattctcatctctgttgtgtgtgtgtgtgtgtgtgtgtgtgtgagacaggtgtTAAATGAAGAGTGTGATCAGAACTGGTATAAAGCTGAGCTGTACGGGAAAGAAGGGTTCATCCCCAAAAACTACATTGAGATGAAGCCACACCCGTGAGTTCCACAGTCACACCACTGTGTGTTATTATATCCTCCGTGTGGTGTCTTtgactttacacacacattctctctctctctcacacacacacgcgtgcagGTGGTTTTATGGGAAGATGCCGAGGGTGAAGGCGGAGGAGATgttgaataaacagagacacgaTGGAGCGTTTCTGATCCGAGAGAGTGAGAGCGCACCGGgggatttctctctctctgtcaagtaCACACTCTATTCCTCTCTCAGCTCGATTCTTCATTTCACTCTGAATGATATTATTATCAAACATattcttttgtttcttatttgaatgcccttctttctgtctctccctcctCAGGTTTGGGAACGACGTGCAGCACTTTAAGGTTCTGAGGGACGGGGCGGGGAAGTACTTCCTGTGGGTGGTGAAGTTCAACTCCCTCAACTCCCTGGTGGATTATCACCGCTCCACCTCCGTCTCCCGAAACCAGCCCATCTTCCTGCGCGACATCGAACAGGTGCCGCAGGTGAGCCAGGCCACGCCCACCTCATCATCACATGACCTATCAGACCGCAtgcactgtgtggtcaaaagtattgggacacctgaccttttctgccacacacacacaaacaattgtacaggacgtctttggatgcagtagaataaaatgtccccgtgcacaaagccagctccatgaagatctgcttttcatggtttacagaggaagatcttgagtgatctgctatagagctctgatctcaaactttctgaacacctttgggatgaatgtgaagactgactgcacttcaggtctcctcaccttctcacctacatcagtacctgactttactcacagcCTTGTAGCTGATCttcaaatgtccacaagcacaatctaaaatctagtggaacatctccagcATCTGATGGTGCTGGATGGGGTTTGTGTTACGTGCAGTAGGCAGTGAGCACGGTTCTTCAGAACAGGGAGATGTTTATGACACAGCACCGAGTCTGGGATGTTCTGCAATGTTCTGATGGTACCTATTTAGGGCCCGAGTGTAGGGAGCAGGGCATGAGGAGGAGAcacttaaataaaacacagcacATCACCTTCAGTCAGGGTgtttttcttctatttatttcgtgtgtgtgtgtgtgtgtgtgtgtgtcttccagCATGCGTCCTACGTGCAGGCTCTGTTCGACTTCGACCCTCAGGAGGATGGCGAGCTCGGGTTCCGACGCGGAGATCTGGTGCAGGTCCTGGACAACTCCGACCCTAACTGGTGGAAAGGGGCGTGTCACGGGCAGACCGGAATGTTCCCCCGGAATTACGTCACTCCCGTCACGCAGCATATGTAACcacgtgtaaaaaaaacaacgata
It encodes:
- the cfap52 gene encoding cilia- and flagella-associated protein 52; amino-acid sequence: MAQEIQKLQLESVIGFNGHVISGLQVHPDQEHLIYPLGCTLIIKNLRDGKQGFLQGHTNNISCVALSKSGTYLASGQVTYMGFKADVIIWDFAKRDIYARFVLHKAKVEALAFSPTENYLVSLGGQDDGSIVVWSVKQKEAICRSMASANSMGHCLTINYCNLRDDVFISAGDGSLRVWKLSLSNKKICPTDCQIGKLKRVIKCLEVTEDDTFLYCGTTTGDVLKVNVERCLLNSCGPTKHKFNKGVNVLKMLKTGDLLVGSGDGTFRICSNTGFKTIKSVTLEGGVTSMALRGEGQQVFVGTDASQIYRFGYTDFTPELIATSHSSAVWDAAFAIGSSELFATCSQDDIRVWHTLSSKELLRIRVPNMTCNAVGIMRDGRSIYSAWNDGKIRLFAPQSGRLMMMIPNAHDMGVTALTSTSDGTRLVSGGGEGRVRVWEILEDTHRLIASMKEHRASVNDVKIKSNDKECVTAGSDGACIIWDLVRFVRNQMVLANTLFKTVCYHPEEYQIIASGTDRKIGYWEVYDGATIRELEASQTGSINGMDISADGENFITGGDDRLVKVWRYVNGDVTHVGVGHSSSISSVRLCPNNRFIISTSTDGAVLIWRFPNCA
- the grb2a gene encoding growth factor receptor-bound protein 2a → MEAIAKYDFNATADDELSFKRGEILKVLNEECDQNWYKAELYGKEGFIPKNYIEMKPHPWFYGKMPRVKAEEMLNKQRHDGAFLIRESESAPGDFSLSVKFGNDVQHFKVLRDGAGKYFLWVVKFNSLNSLVDYHRSTSVSRNQPIFLRDIEQVPQHASYVQALFDFDPQEDGELGFRRGDLVQVLDNSDPNWWKGACHGQTGMFPRNYVTPVTQHM